A genomic window from Solanum dulcamara chromosome 11, daSolDulc1.2, whole genome shotgun sequence includes:
- the LOC129873310 gene encoding uncharacterized protein At5g19025-like encodes MVCCESSILPVDQEITVAKSQQLGKINQTQKKKNMPNSKNHSCQQSRYALIDVMILIAVIGACGVLLYPSVNLLVNEISEFLRLISSEVKEEIFEAPVLYICLGLSILFAGIALCAVAVCTGRRCGKPGCRGLKKAAEFDIQLETEDCVKNSNPTPKDGVNKKGLFELPRDHHKELEAELKRMAPPNGRAVLIFRGRCGCSVGTMEVPGPKKTRKIKK; translated from the coding sequence ATGGTCTGTTGTGAAAGCTCAATACTGCCAGTTGACCAAGAAATAACAGTGGCCAAATCCCAGCAATTGGGGAAAATCAATCAAAcgcaaaagaaaaagaacatgCCCAATTCCAAGAATCATTCTTGTCAGCAATCTCGTTATGCTTTGATTGATGTAATGATTTTGATTGCTGTAATTGGTGCTTGTGGGGTTCTGTTGTATCCTTCTGTTAATCTTTTGGTGAATGAAATATCTGAATTTCTCAGATTAATCAGTTCTGAGGTGAAAGAGGAGATTTTTGAAGCTCCAGTTTTATACATCTGTTTAGgacttagtattttatttgCTGGAATAGCTCTTTGTGCAGTTGCAGTATGTACTGGCAGGAGATGTGGGAAACCAGGTTGTCGGGGGCTTAAGAAGGCTGCTGAATTTGATATTCAATTAGAGACAGAAGATTGTGTTAAGAACTCAAATCCTACACCAAAAGATGGAGTCAATAAGAAGGGATTATTCGAGTTGCCTCGCGATCATCATAAAGAATTGGAAGCTGAGCTTAAAAGGATGGCACCTCCTAATGGGAGAGCTGTTCTGATATTTCGAGGGAGATGTGGATGCTCTGTAGGTACAATGGAAGTGCCTGGACCCAAAAAGACCCGAAAGATTAAGAAATAG
- the LOC129872572 gene encoding uncharacterized protein LOC129872572 encodes MEVRSEYLLPSLQGLTLDEARSLILPHILRFITSTPEPEHTRNIVVLVDATNNIISFLEDRPINATPILEGLLPASKASIEAMPMVKVLDEGIDCSICLLDFESGEEAKEMPCKHRFHSICIDKWLGINGSCPICRYKMPVDEQCEKKDEESGDDERGDDDGDSDMEEDRVMFVFDVVVRPDSRGLIVSISEVHRHSDDVSIGAGNGDVFEADGDANESEAGDGGDDDESAAQDMVIDNN; translated from the coding sequence ATGGAGGTGAGATCGGAGTACTTACTGCCATCTCTGCAAGGGCTAACCCTAGATGAAGCCAGATCATTGATTCTTCCTCATATTCTACGATTCATCACCTCTACTCCGGAGCCAGAACATACACGTAACATTGTGGTACTGGTGGATGCGACGAACAACATAATCTCCTTCCTCGAAGATCGTCCTATCAATGCAACACCTATTTTGGAAGGGCTTTTACCTGCATCAAAAGCTTCCATTGAAGCGATGCCGATGGTTAAGGTTTTAGATGAAGGGATTGATTGCTCTATTTGTTTGTTGGATTTTGAAAGTGGTGAGGAAGCTAAGGAGATGCCTTGTAAACATCGTTTTCATTCGATTTGTATTGACAAGTGGTTGGGAATAAATGGATCGTGTCCGATTTGTAGGTATAAGATGCCAGTGGATGAACAATGTgagaaaaaagatgaagaaagtggTGACGATGAAAGAGGTGATGATGATGGTGACAGTGATATGGAGGAAGATAGAGTGATGTttgtttttgatgttgttgttagGCCAGATAGTAGAGGTCTAATAGTATCGATATCAGAAGTGCATAGACATTCCGATGATGTGTCGATAGGTGCTGGAAATGGCGATGTATTTGAAGCTGACGGAGATGCCAATGAATCTGAAGCTGGAGATGGCGGAGATGACGATGAATCCGCAGCTCAAGATATGGTTATTGACAACAATTAA